From a single Nicotiana tomentosiformis chromosome 2, ASM39032v3, whole genome shotgun sequence genomic region:
- the LOC104113584 gene encoding uncharacterized protein produces the protein MPLFPWKKVKKGASISQMVKEHVMNSQRGAGSSPLMVETGFPTSLVDLVVKNRSRFKKKTKKSLSFYSPVPSPSSPPPPSPITITSSVEGLIDDTVCPSIPEVEGEKKPNLVRMNQGLVVGVLKMFMVVVLVLGMNNLVLGITVSAFLLFFLEYLGESLYGFFSPVQRRVGLVIQGIFRAKVVESEEDEDCVFKAPLRDHELSKDAGSRFQEIEVVEEPYEEESQCICDGKLKCGGLDVEGVLMEKGEEFRCDLSESKEKKSHRAKMKSKMKKLVPKTFRKKKGSALESHHMILNEGSNEIVGSNCERKMKSDVSSVASRIVHKTDIVEVVSSTGESSNGLSDARVEGSFIDKATIVGEDGLTEIEHNSMYIALLLVVLVGLIGGRVLALVVTLTCCLMSRRGEGIRRYTKLPVIFRSIPKMFS, from the coding sequence ATGCCTTTATTTCCATGGAAGAAGGTGAAGAAGGGGGCAAGCATATCACAAATGGTGAAGGAGCATGTAATGAATTCTCAAAGAGGTGCTGGATCATCTCCCCTTATGGTTGAAACCGGTTTCCCTACTTCCCTTGTTGATCTTGTCGTCAAGAATCGCTCTAGATTCAAGAAGAAAACCAAGAAATCTCTTTCTTTCTACTCTCCAGTTCCCTCTCCTTCATCCCCGCCACCCCCTTCTCCTATCACTATTACTTCCTCTGTTGAGGGGCTGATTGATGATACGGTTTGCCCTTCGATCCCTGAAGTTGAAGGTGAAAAAAAACCTAATCTTGTAAGAATGAATCAGGGGTTGGTGGTGGGGGTTTTGAAGATGTTTATGGTGGTGGTTTTGGTTCTAGGGATGAATAATCTTGTGCTGGGGATTACTGTGTCGGCCTTCTTGTTGTTTTTCTTGGAATATTTAGGGGAAAGTTTGTATGGATTCTTTTCTCCAGTGCAAAGGAGGGTTGGATTGGTGATACAGGGGATCTTTAGGGCCAAAGTGGTTGAATCAGAGGAAGATGAAGATTGTGTTTTTAAGGCGCCATTGCGGGACCATGAGTTGTCAAAGGATGCTGGTTCTCGATTTCAGGAAATTGAAGTTGTAGAGGAGCCTTATGAAGAGGAAAGTCAATGTATTTGTGATGGAAAATTGAAATGTGGAGGACTGGATGTAGAGGGGGTTTTAATGGAGAAAGGAGAGGAATTTAGATGTGATTTATCTGAATCCAAGGAAAAGAAATCTCATAGGGCGAAGATGAAATCAAAAATGAAGAAACTTGTTCCGAAGACGTTTAGAAAGAAGAAAGGTTCAGCATTGGAGAGTCATCATATGATACTGAATGAAGGAAGCAATGAAATTGTAGGTTCTAATTGTGAACGTAAAATGAAATCCGATGTATCATCGGTGGCAAGTAGAATAGTTCATAAGACAGATATTGTTGAGGTTGTTAGTAGTACTGGAGAATCATCTAATGGACTTAGTGATGCTAGAGTTGAAGGATCATTTATTGATAAGGCAACCATAGTCGGGGAAGATGGTTTAACTGAAATAGAGCATAATTCTATGTATATTGCTCTCCTTTTGGTTGTTCTGGTTGGCCTTATTGGAGGTCGGGTTCTTGCACTAGTAGTTACTTTAACATGTTGCCTGATGTCGAGACGAGGTGAAGGAATCAGAAGATACACAAAACTGCCCGTGATCTTCAGGTCTATTCCTAAAATGTTCAGTTAG